The DNA window agtatcatatcatagtaataaaattattattatatttatttatcaaatagtagATATAGACATGAAAAATTTGGCACCTTTTCCTcataattatactaaataatcttataattgtataggGAAATAAATTGAAACTCATTctacaagggcatttttgggtattcatttaaaaaattgaccaaatcaatattattttaaggttttgttaCTAAATCTATCAAATTAAGGGAGAtaaatgtaatttttcaaaccttagGGGAGCTCAGTAAAATTATCAGAAAcgtcaagggaggtttctgaaattatccctaattttttttttatactagcAGGTTTATATCATTGTCACATAACatgaattaaaatttgaaattcaaatcatgtaTATGTGACATACATCCAATACTGCTAGTGTAAAAAAATCACTACTGTCaatgtataaaaaattaatccttattATAATTCAAAGTTTTAGACATATAAGTTATTggaaaatttataaactttagtTAGCAAGCAGAGTATTATGACTtttaaaaatttaccttccacATAGTATTTTGGGTACGTAGGGTGAGAGAAGAATCAATTCCactcaaaaaaattaattccaAGTTAGATTAAAAGGCCCATATATTTTGACTAAGCAGTGTAAACTACCCTATCAACTCTTAAACTATTGTAATTCAATCAGGAAACGGAATTGACCAAATTGCAATATAACAAGTATTAATGTAGTCGGTTTCTAATTTCATACCTGTTTGATTATATGAATTAATAAGTTGTTATTTGGAGTGTGAAAGACTGGAAATTGTTAAAGTAGATTATgcaaaagaataaataaattgttGAATCCTAGTAAGATTGAGACGATGATGGCATTTGTTCCATTCGGCAACAAAATTTAATTGTACAGACTAAATGAATATTTAGTTATCATGCAACTAAGCAGGACTAGCttcaaaaaaatgcaaaacattCTTTTGAGGGAGAAAAAGAAACAGCAGCTTCCGTGACTTAAATCtttggaaaaacaaaataaaataaaacttggGAAGTTATATGTCACACATCAAATTTCTGTCACAGGAATTACAGAAAACTTACAAAGAAAACGAGAATAACTTGATCTTGATGCTAAACAAATACGACATAACCAGTTTCAGTACAGAAGTCAAAGATgaataaagaaaggaaaaatagattAAAGTGGCTGGCTGAATCAAACATACTTGAGAAGATCAGTCATTCCAGTACGAGTAAAGGATCTTCAGATCAGTATATCCCATGCTCGTTTGAATTTCCTCCAGTGACCTTTTACAGTTGGGACAATCAGACACCTCAATTATTTCAAGAGTTGAACTATTTCCCAAACAAGAAGGCATCTCCTGCAATACATAACAGCTTTCCAGTACAAACTTCTGGAGACAAGGAAAATAGTCCTCGTACTCGGAGGAGGCCGTCCACTTCACAATGTACAAAGAAACTAATTTCAAGAAACGAAGTTTAGGGAATTTCTCCACTTTCATTTTCCATCTTTTCCCCTCAAAGGCTTTATCGAGTAATTTGAGCACCTCAAGATTGGGTAGATTTCCAATTACTGCCATTTTGCTCCATGGCTGCTGAAAGTATTAGAGATAATGTATATCTTTGTAACTAAGTTAGTTATCAGTTTGAATTGGTAAATATATATATCTAGCTAATATTTGTTAGTTAGGCTTTATCCTTAGCTATATTTGTATTCAAATTTAGGAAGATCAGTAgctatattcgatatttgtgttgtatatatatatccttgACGGATGCTTAATAAGAACACTTCTTCTTCTCAAACCTTTTTCATGGTATCATAGCTTCAAACCTCTgtcaactaaaaaaaaaaatggaaggagATGGAAAGAAAATAGTGTCGCCATACACCTTGTATGCCAATGATAATCCTGGAAATATAATCACCCAGGTACAATTAAAAGAGGATAATTATGATGAGTGGGCTAGAGCAATCCGAACTGCTCTCAGAGCCGAGAAGAAATTCGGATTCATTGATGGAACCATAGCACAGCCAGATGAAGATTCCGATGAATTAGAAGACTGGTGGACAGTGAATTCCATGCTCATATCATGGATGATGAACACGATTGAGCCAACGGTGCGATCTACTTTGACACACAGGGAGATTGCAAAGGATTTATGGGAAGACATTAAAGAATGTTTCTCAGTGACTGATGGTGCACGAGTGCAGCAACTGAAGACAGAATTAGCAAATTGCAAACAGCAAGGACTCTCACTTATGAGTTACTATGCTAAATTGAAGCGATTGTGGGAAGAACTAGCGAATTATGATGCGATCTCTACGTGCAAGTGTGGGGGTTGTACGTGTAATGTAGCAACCGAAATAACAAAGAAacgagaagaagaaaaacttcatcaatttctGATGGGGTTAGATGATGCATATAGAATAGTAAGATCAAACATTTTGAGCACAACTCCATTGCCTAGTGTGAGCAAGGTGTATTCCTTGATGTGCCAAGAAGAAAGGGTACgaaatatttccaaggaaaaagAGATCAACAACGAAGCTGCTAGCTTTATGATTCAAGTCAAAACAGGAATCAAGGAAAGAAGTGCCGTTTGTAAACACTGCAATTGTGAAGTGCATGATGTTGAGGGATGTTTTCAGCTGATTGGATATCCCGATTGGTGGGGTGATCGCCCTAAAATGTCTGGTTCGGGTCGAGGAAGACAGACTGGAGGAAGAGGCCGTGGCAAGATGTCAGGAAGAGGACGGAATGGAGTACGAGTTAATGCAGCTCAAGTAATTGAAGAATCTACTCCTAAAGGACTGACAAATGAACAATGGGCAGCAGTTATGAGTCTGTTGAACACTTGCAACTCAGAATCGGGGAATAATGAGAAGATGACTGGTAAGGAAAACTTTATCTGGATAATTGATTCCGGCCCTACACAGCATATGACAGGAAATTCAAGCTGTTTATCTAGCTTGAACTAGATATTAGGCTGTCCAATTGGCTTGCCTAATGAAGAACAGGTGCTGGCATTGCAAAAAGGATCGGCCCGCATGGGACAAAATATTCGATTAGACAATGTTCTTCATGCTCCAGGATTACATTGCAATTTAATCTCAATATCACAATTGGTTGATGAATCAAAATGTAATGTGTTGTTCACTGATAAGCTTTGTTTGATACAGGACCGCACTTCGAGGATGGTGATTGGAGCGGGTTAACGATGCAAGGGGCTTTATTGCTTCAAGAAGGAGACACCAGTCCAAGCACTTCAAACTCGGATACTGGATTCATGTGATCTTTGGCATCGGAGAATGGAGCACCCGTCTTCAAAAGTCGTAGGTTTAATTTCTGCAATTAAGATTCAATTAGGTTCGAATAAaacttgtgatgcttgttttaAAGCTAAGCAAACGAGAGAAGTATTTTGTTCTAGTGATAGTAGAGCTAGTGAAACATTTGAATTGATTCATTGTGACCTGTGGGGACCATATCGAGTCTCTAGTTCTTGTAATGCATCTTATTTTCTTAcgattgttgatgatttttcGAGATGTGTGTGGATATATTTGATGATAGATAAAACTGAAGTTGGAAATATTTTGCCAAATTTTGTTGCTATGGTTCATCGACAATTTGATAAGAATGTTAAGATagttagaagtgataatggcaGTGAGTTCATTAGTTTGAAGGGATATTTTTCTGACAAAGGGATAATACATCAAACTTCATGTGTGGGAACGCCCTAACAGAATGGACGAGTGGAAAGAAAACATCGACATATACTGAATGTGGTGAGAGCTTTGCGATTTCAGGCCAACTTACCAATCAGTTTTTGGGGAGAATGTGTGTTAACTGCTGGATATCTGATTAATCGTACTCCTTCTCAATTACTAGGAGGAAAAACACCTTATGAAATGATATATGGTCACTTGTCTGATTATCGTTCAATTCGTACATTTGGTTGCTTGTGTTATGCAAAGAACTTGAATCGTGAGAAGGATAAATTTGCTACTCGAAGCAGTAAATGTATCTTTGTGGGTTATCCATTTGGAGAGAAAGGTTGGCGGTTGTATGATTTAGAAACAAGAAAGTATTTTGTGTCTCGGGATGTTGTATTTTGTGAAGATGAGTTTCCATTTGCAGCTGATCACGCACCTGATCATGTTCAAACCTGCAAGCATAATTCAATACCATCTCAAATAGATGATTACtttgaagaagaggaaaatggtcagacaagagaaaaggaaaaggagcaGCCTGATCATGTTCGTGAAACTCATGAGCATTTAGATTGTGTGCAGAATGAAAATGCCGACGTAAGGGAAGGAAGTACAGCAATTGAACCAGAATGGAGACCATAGAGACAGTAGAGGGTGTGACAGAACTTGGACGTGGACTTCACTCCAAGCAAGTTTCTACAAGGCTGAAGGATTGTGTGACTTATGCAGTTCAAAGTGAAAGCCCCTCTGCAAGTTCAGCCAAACCATCATCATTCTCAGGTATGTCCTATGACTTAGCTAAATATGTTGATTACACAAAGTTCTCACCATGTCATCAAGCTTTCTTGGCAGCCATCACAACCAATGTTGAGCCAAGATTTTATCATCAAGCAGTTAAAGATGTCCGATGGAGAGAAGCTATGCACAAAGAGATTGATGCACTTAACAAAAATGGCACATGGACTCTCGTTGACTTACCACCAGGGAAGAAAGCAATAGGAAGCAAATGGGTGTACAAAATTAAGTATAATTCTGATGGGACCATTGAACGATACAAGGCACGTTTGGTAATTCTTGGCAACAACCAAGTTGAAGGGATCGACTACAACGAAACCTTTGCACCAGTAGCAAAAATGGTTACGGTCCACACATTTCTCTCTGTGGCAGCAGCTAAAGGATGGGGACTTCATCAAATGGATGTCCATAATGCTTTTCTCCATGGAGACTTAGCCGAAGAGGTTTACATGAAGATAGCTCTTGGATTTCACACTAACCAGCCCGGAAAGGTTTGTCGCTTGAGGAAGTCACTTTATGGTTTACGACAAGCACCACGTTGTTGGTTTGCAAAATTGGCTGAAGCTCTAAAACGGTATGGTTTTCTTCAGTCATAGTCTGATTATTCCTTGTTTACTTTGATGCGAGATGGAATACAGTTGGTTGTATTAGTGTATGTGGATGACCTTATTATAGCTGGAAACAAAACGCATTTGATCAATGAATTCAAATCATACTTGAGCCAATGTTTCCATATGAAAGATTTAGGTGCTTTGAAGTATTTTTTGGGTGTTGAAGTAGCTAGAAATGCTGAAGGGATTTTCTTGTGTCAGCGAAAATATGCTTTAGATATCATTAATGAAGCAAGATTGTTGGGTGCTAAACCTTCGAAGTTTCCTATGGAGCAAAATCATCATCTCGCTTTAGCCAAAGGTGATTTGCTGCAAGACCCTGAACAATACCGAAGGCTGGTGGGAAGATTGATTTACTTGAGCTTAACTCGGCCTGAGTTGTCCTATGGTGTGCATATTTTAGCACAATTTATGCAACAGCCACGGAAAGAGCATTGGGAGGCAGCCTTGCGCATAGTCCGATACTTGAAAGGTAGTCCGGGACAAGGCATTTTACTCAAAGCTGCTTGCAATCTTGAACTGAAAGCTTATTGCGATTCGGATTGGGGCGGTTGTCCATTAACTCGGAGATCACTTACAggttatttcatttttcttgggAACTCTCCGATTTCATGGAAGACCAAGAAACAACATACGGTTTCTCGCTCATCGGCTGAAGCAGAATATCGCTCTTTGGCTGCAACGGTTTGTGAATTGAAATGGCTAAAAGGTCTGTTATTGTCTTTGGGAGTGCATCATGATCAATCTGCTAGAGTATTTTGTGATAGCCAAGCCGCAATGCATATAGCTGCAAATCCTGTCTTTCATGAACGCACCAAACACATCGAGGTTGATTGCCATTTTGTTCGTGATGAAATATAGAAAGGTGTGATCAAAACGGTTTATGTTCGAAGCCATGAACAGTTAGCAGACATTCTAACCAAAGCTTTGGGTCGAGATCAGTTTGAGTTTCTTCTTCGCAAATTAGGAGTTCCTGATCCTCACGCTCCAACTTGAGGGAGGGTATTAGAGATAATGTATATCTTTGTAACTGAGTTAGTTATCAGTTTGAATTGGTAAATATATATCTAGCTAATATTTGTTAGTTAGGCTTTATCCTTAGCTGTATTTGTATTCAAATTTAGGAAGATCAGTAgctatattcgatatttgtgtTGTATATTTATATCCTTGACGGATGCTTAATAAGAACACTTCTTCTTCTCAAACCTTTTTCAGAAAACAAGAAAGGGTCAATTTTTTAATGGCTGAAGGATATTGGATATTGAACTGATATGGGCCATCAGGGTATATGTCGCAGCTCAAATTGAGAGATTCCAATTGTCTCAGACGCTCAATTGCTACATGATATTTGTAGCTCTCGTCGAGATCAAGGGAGCTTCTTAGCTTGCGGATATTTGGAAACTTTCCCAACAGCTTGTTGATGTTTTCTCGAGGATTGAGGTATATGCCATACAAGAAATCCATGTCATACAGCTGCGAATAGTTGTCAAGATTGTTGTCGGGGAATCTAAAGTAATAACTGTTACACAACTCATCCTCTAGCTGTAAATGCCTTAGTTTGTTCAAGTTCCATATAGCATATGGCAGTGAAACTGGGCTTGTCCCAGAAATTCTTCGCCAGATTAAAGTTTCTAAATTTGAGAGTTTGCACATTGTTCCTGGGACAGCCCTGCCATCTCCCAGAATTGCCAAGTACCGCAAGTGAGCAACCTGTGCTAATTCTCAAGGAAAAGTGCTGCCTAGAGGAATTTGGCGCAAATCTAACACTGTCACAAGTTTGATGATATGGAAAATGGGCCGTAAATCGAAACTTCTTTCATGATCCACACCATGACTGAAGAATAATAGACAGCGTATGGTAGGAGAAAATAATCTTAACTTGTCAAAGTGCTCAGGCTTAGAATTGATGCACAAGCGGCGTAGGTAGCATGGCATATTGAAATCAGATAGTTCATCATGCCTCCGTAGCAGCTGcaaaaacttttcttctttggcttTTGTCACACAAAACTCATACAACAAATCGTGAATGCGACAAGCTTTGACCCCATCAATGGATCCTGGTTTGGACACTATGACTAAGCTTCTGCTAATAAGTTGCATCAGGTAATCATTTGCCACATCCTCTGATCTCTTGTGCTGAGTTTTTTGAACAAATCCTTCAGTGATCCAGAGAGAAATCAACCTCTTGGTTTTGTGTTCATGGCCTTCTGGAAAGGCTCCAAACTAAAGAAAACATGCCTTCAAATTATCtgataaatgtttgtaacttaGCTCTAATGTAGCGGTACATTGTTCTGTACTAGAGACATTTCTTAAACTCAAACCTTCCACAACTTCTTTCCAATCATGTCGGTCCATGCTTGAGAGAATTCCAGCAAGAATGACAACTGTAAGAGGTAGCCCTTGACAGATTTCCACAACTTGCTGTTGAAGTTCACATAATTCTGGAGGAGTCAAATCTTTTCCAGGGTATAACTTAGTTTTTAGCAAATCCCAGCTCTGATCAGGAGTGAGTTGACGAAGAGAATGTGGTTCGTGGTCGAGTTTATCTTGCGGAGCAACATCATGGAGCCTACTTGTCAAGATAACTCTACTTCCATTTCCATTATCAGGGAATGAGGCTTCCAATCTGTTCCATGCTTCAATATCCCATACATCATCCAAAACAATGAGATATCATTTCCTTAGCAAACTTCGTTTGACTTGATGAGCCAGATCTTCTTCACTCATCTCAAAATAGTCAGGAAGCTTGGAGTGAATACAAGTCAAATTTGAAGTAACAGATTTTTCATGTCATATACTCGAGAAATTGTACACCAAGCACGCTCATGAAAATAGGACTTCACTGAAGgatcattgtaaacttttctaGCTAAAGTTGTTTTACCTAGTCCCGGTATACCCACAATGGAAACAATTTGCACTTGGTCTGATCCTCTTGTGAGTCGATTGATTATTGCTGCAGCTTCAAACTCAAAGCCCACCACCACTTCATTGATTAATGGCTTACTCCCCTGTGTTGGCATGTGATTGAATCTCTTGCTTGTTTCCTTAACTTTGCCATGAATTTTTCGCTATCACAAATCTGCAAGGTCTCAGCTTTTATGATCTTAATTTCTTCTACAATGGGATGAAACGACATTGAAGAAGAATCTAGATCATCTCCAACCATTAAGGAGTCAATAAAAAACTCTACCCTGTATGCCACCTCTGCCACACGATCCCAAATTGCTTGGAGCTCCTCATCTTCGTTGCGCAACTCCACAATTTCCCCCAGAAAAGAGCGTAAACAAACAAGTTCTTCTTGGACTGTTTGAATTGGATGATTCGTGAAAGCAATCGAGCCGGCCTTAGTATTTGtcaaatccttcattttttctagAAGAGAATCAATAAAGCCCAAGCTGTTGGTCCTAAGAAAGTTGAATGATGCTGATTCTGGATATCTCTGTGCAACTACTGTCTCCATAAGGTTAATCTTTTTGAGCAGACCAGAAGAAACAAGATCCATATTCTTGGATAATATACTGTCTTTGATTGCTTtcagagagagaaagagaataACAAGTCCTGCATCACCGATCATGAGTACAATTGGATCTCTTACTTTCTCATCAAACCACTTTGGCTTTCTCCTCGAAAATGATCGATTCTCAAGGATTTAGCCAATAGTAAAGCATTTGCAGTTGATTTTTAAAGAAATAATAAGAGACGTACCAGACTTTAGTATCTCCCCAAGATTACATGCGAGAGAATCCACGAAATCTCTCAATATCTGCTCGTCTGTGTCTCCGAGTGATTGTCTTGATAACTTTGAAGCAATCAGGGCCTCGACATAAGTCTCTTGGACATGGGGCTCTACACGAATAATCTTCAGCAGCAGTTCCAAAATGCTTGTGTTCATGTCGTCTTGCAATTCATCTACCTTCATAAACTTGCACCTAGAAAAGAAGCGTGCTGCGTCAATAGCCACGGCTTTAATGTGAGTCAATAAAGGTCCCAATTGTGCATCTTCAACGCCAGGTTGTGTGACAAAACGGCTGAAGTTTTTCCAGAACTTTAGCTGCTCTTCAAGGGCTTTAATGAGATCTGCTTCATACTGCTCTTCATCTGATTTCAAGCTATGAAAGTACACTAGATTCTCTAGAAGAGAATCCGTGAATTCCATAATGTCATCCTTTCTAACAAGCAAATCAGTACTAGACTGCTTTGATGAGCAATCCGAGAAAAAGACGTACCACTCGCAAATTTCTTGCCTTAAAGATATGATGTCTTTTTCGGCTATGTCACTGACCAAACGGGTAACCGGAAAGTATCGATCTATACCACTACTACAACAAATGTCGCGAATCTCCAATGCCCTCCAAGGAATGGTATTCTCAATCCGTACTACCAGAGCCTCTAGACTTGTTTGATGATTATCAACCTCATTTTTTTTGTCGTCAGATGCTAAATGCACCTCATCTTTGCCCCACGCTCTCGCACACAAAAGAAATGTTCTCAGAAATCTTAGCCAGTCTTCCACCATGGCCACGTTCCACCGACCTGAATACTCATCCTTCAGCAATTCCAAATCATCCAAGGCGTAAGAAATGCGAGTAATACTACTGGAGGTCATCTGATAAAAGGAAGATTAATAAGGAAACCAGAAGGGATCGATCTCAATTTAGAGATGAAACAATTCTCAAGAATGAAAGGCGATGAGAAAGAAACTGCAAAACCTCACGAACTCACAATCAAGTGCCTTCCTTTTCTCTGTACATTAATACTCCCACATATCTACCATGGTGGCCAGTGAAGGAGGTGAAGCAGACATGGAGGACAATGAAAGCGGTGCAGGCAATAGGTTTGATGGAGAGAGATCAGGAAAAAAGAACTAAGACTCTGGGGTTCAAAAGGAGAAAGGAGTGCCTGAAAGAAAGAATCCACATGGCTATGGGTCCCTCTTGGTAGATGCTATACCTCCTCCACCGTAAGGATTGCTAGATGGTGGTGATGGGGTGGAAGTTCGAGAGGATGATAGGCCACTTTTGGGGTCTAAGTGTTTGCAGCTGAGACGGTGCCAATTAAACTTCGGCTGGTGTGGTGGTGGTAAGCTGAGGAAGGTTGGCGGCGGTCTGGTGTGGTGGTGTTGAGCTGAGGAAGGTTAAGGTAGCTTCGCATAATTAAGGGACGGTTGAGTTAGAAGATTCGGTCATACTTCGCCAACTTCTAGACTTTTTATTTGCCATAATTACGTGGCACTTTTCACATTGCTCGGTCTATAGGTGCGCATCATTTGTGTTGgcctattttttaaaaataaaatttttaaatacaatgttacaataatatataaataaaaataattcaaaaaatatcttatctatacaatatatcaaatattttaaaaaatatttataataaaaatttttcatataaactgttacaataaaatatttcaaaaatactctAAAAAATAGTTAATCCAAACCGAGCAAACTAAGAAAAAGCTTTACGGAATGTCAAGATTTGTGGCATAGAATAGTTTTGTGATGTCAATGTTGGCGACTAAAACATGAAGGGTCTCTTTGGTTCATTAATCTAATCCCGTGTCATCTCATCTCATATTTGATTACATTTTATATATAGAATGACACATTCTATCTAATCAAATTAATCTCCTATTCATGGGATAAAATAATCTCACGTGCGAGGTGGTATTAGTCATTTCGAGATGATTAACATATAggataataaaattttagactaatttatccttataaaaagtataaatttataatcttataattatataatccCACTCCCACACGGTAATATAATATGAATGGGTTAATTTGCCCCTACTAAttaattttgaagtttttttttgactaatttgtcCCTATTATCAATATAATAATATTTGGACTAATTTGCCCTTATGAATGATTCAAATTCATACTGACTATTATATAACCATATTCTCACATAATAATATTATGATAAATGGACTAATTAGCCCCTactaattatattaaaattttttgactaatttgctcCTATTcattaatttaaaaattttgactaatttacccctattaattaattaaaaccttttgactaatttgccatACTAACATCATAATAGAAGGACTATATTGCCCTTACCCTTACTAAACTTATTTTCTAAACCAAACTCTACATAAATACATAATCTTATGGACTTTGTGAATGAGAACTTCAATAAGTTCAAGCTCGGTCCAAAGAAAAATCTTCTACATTAGCTTGAGTTTGGCTCATTTAAGGCGCTTAAGTGGATTAGGTTTTAATCAATTTAATCCTAAGTTAGCCGAACCTTGgctaattatttaattggattttaaaTTTAGATTCAAAAACTTGGTCAAAATCTATTTTTAAGGGCTTGAATGGGCTGAGTTTGAGCGAatgcaaatttttatatatcaaaaatCTTGATTTACTTTATAATTTTAAAGTTTCAAACTACTTTATTTTAATAGAATTTACGAACattgaatttttattaaattattttattaataaatattaaatttattttatcaatattttataaaatattaatttattttattaaaaaataatctATAGATTAAGGGGTGCTTTGGTCATTAAAATAATAATCTTACCTCATTCAATCTCTGACCAAATACATGATAGGATTATTTTCCAACATATCCTATCCAATCTAGAACTAACCAAACACTAGATAATTTGGATTATTTATCCAaggatgactgaacccaagatTAATAATCTTAATGAGTCATCCTATCTCATCCGGTCTGTGAACCAAACGGACTCGAAGAGTTTTTGCGGCTACCGCATTAAGCATgaagaggaaaagggaaaattgtAGCTGATTGTCGGGTACTTACTACTataaatatgttttatttctttagttgtaAACCAGCTCAAGAAAAGTTAGTACATAAACAAGTTCAATTGTTTAGTAAGTGTTTAAGTAGATATCTCAAGAGCAATGTTTTTAAATTAGAATCGAAGAGTAAACCAGAAAATC is part of the Coffea eugenioides isolate CCC68of chromosome 6, Ceug_1.0, whole genome shotgun sequence genome and encodes:
- the LOC113774176 gene encoding uncharacterized protein LOC113774176 → MRDGIQLVVLVYVDDLIIAGNKTHLINEFKSYLSQCFHMKDLGALKYFLGVEVARNAEGIFLCQRKYALDIINEARLLGAKPSKFPMEQNHHLALAKGDLLQDPEQYRRLVGRLIYLSLTRPELSYGVHILAQFMQQPRKEHWEAALRIVRYLKGSPGQGILLKAACNLELKAYCDSDWGGCPLTRRSLTGYFIFLGNSPISWKTKKQHTVSRSSAEAEYRSLAATVCELKWLKGLLLSLGVHHDQSARVFCDSQAAMHIAANPVFHERTKHIEVDCHFVRDEI
- the LOC113774177 gene encoding putative late blight resistance protein homolog R1A-3 — its product is MCKLSNLETLIWRRISGTSPVSLPYAIWNLNKLRHLQLEDELCNSYYFRFPDNNLDNYSQLYDMDFLYGIYLNPRENINKLLGKFPNIRKLRSSLDLDESYKYHVAIERLRQLESLNLSCDIYPDGPYQFNIQYPSAIKKLTLSCFLKKV